tttcttgatCTAAGATTATATATCAATTTATAAATCACTTTGAGCTACTCTCAAAGATTAAcctacatggcataatactTGGCTCTAGGGTGTCAAAAATGAGCCCAACTATAAGAAATACGTCTAATCCGTCTAGAATTTGAAGGGTTGGATtaaagataatttgaattgggtttaATCTCATATCATTCAAGTTTTTTAATATCTTCAATTGAGcctaatttaattttcaatttcaacttgttttaagactctttatttgcattgatgtaatgtatgtttctgtattgaatgtatgaatcactatctattttatattttttaggaattatctatccatttgtaattttaaaaaaaataaaaaaaaaatcttgagttgaaattcaaattgtgattataaaatttaaataaacacattaaaattattgagattaagcgggtcaagacccaatccatttttaatctcatttgagcccaaagtgaACTTGGGCGGGTCAGGAtccaacccattttaatatcttcaacccgcccatttgacaccGTTACTTGGATCTATAATAGATACCACTTTTTCTTCCCTCTTTGGGCATTTAGAACTTGTCTTGAACTACCCTCAAAGATTAACCAATGCCAAAATGCTTAACACAAATTACTCTTACAGACACACTTGATAAGGCGAGGTGGGAACAACTAAGCTACTACTTTTAACCCGCATCTAGAACCTAATCCTTAAAAAACTAAGATCCAACGGACTGTCACTAGAAATAAGCTTCACCTTTTAACCTTAGAAATATAGAAAgttaattgaaattcaaagaaaatTTAAGAGACATATATAACATGACCTATTCAATAAAATGACAACTTTAAAACAGTCCTAGTGTTCCAAGTCTAAGAAATAAAAGTCAAAATCAGTCCAAATAGTACCTATAATAAATGGGAAGCAAGAAGAACAATCAGCCACTAATGATAATGAAGACAATATAGCAGGAGaatatcttctatttttttagtcaatatatatttttcatattcaatatttttatagcTATTTTAATCAATAGCTATATCACCTATTCCAGGAAATTCTTGATAAATGTATAATGATGCTATTCTTACTTTTATTAGAAAAACATTTGACCaatatatttaatgaaaaattgagTATATCTCTTATCAAACAACTTGTGAATATATTGCAAAAAATGCATATTcctaaaaaaagaagatatatatTCCCTTATAATTGAttggttttaaaataaaaatattactataaatatagggtacaaaataaatttgtaaagatttttattttttatagtattaAAGGGATATAattgttttgtttaaaaataCAGGGGCTAATTGAGTCAAAATACAAAAGCCCTTTaccctaaaaaaaaattcaggaGCTCATTCTCTCTCTCGCCGTtcatctcttctcttcttcaatgtTTCACCAATTTTTTTCCTGATAAACATCCATTTCTCTTCTGGATTACTTTGTTTCAGGtaattatttcatgttttttttttgtttaatttttaatttttaatttttttggttcaTATTTTTCGTGCATTGATTCTCTGAAAACGATGAAATTAGGGTTTATTTAGTAGTTGCGCCTCTTTTTTATTCTAGGGTTATGCGTattatccattgatttttgGTGCGATAGATGAAAATGTTACTCGTAGGATAGAACGATACCTAGGTAAGTTCTATAGAACAACTATAAAACCGACTATGTTATATGGTAGTGAATGTTGGGATGCTATGAATGTTGCGGAGATGCGAATGCGAATGCGAATGCTAAGATGGATGTGTGGTCATATcagattaaataaaattagaaatgaaTAGGTACTGTGCAAGTAGCAGACATTGAGGATAAAAATGCGAGAAGTTGCTTGAGATGGTTTAGACATATTGTGCGTACTTATAGATACGCTGCTCCGTAGGTGTGAAAGTATGGTAAGTGAAGATGTTAAAAGGGGACCGGGTAGACCTAAAATCACATAGAAGAAAGTGATTTCGAAAGACCTCCAAATGCTTGGTATAAATATAGACTTAGTTGAAGATAGGGCgcaatggaagaaaaagatCTTTAGGTGATAGCCATTAGTTGAGGATAGATTTTACACTCGTATGAACCTTCTATTATTACCAttactattatttatatatatatatatatatattcatacatacatgttttttagtttaattttatttgttatgatgatgatgatgatatgatatgagCTTTAATGAAGAAATTAGGATTCATAGAGTTGGTCCCAATTTGTTCGGGACTGAGGcgtagttgttgttgattcgAAGTACTTAGTGCGTGTTTGgctgttaagattaagaagtaAAAGCTAGCGCTTTTTAATCACcgaaaaaattgtgattttagATTAAGTTTTAAAAGCTAATGCTTGCAAGTATTTAGTATGTTTGGTTGTTTTATTTGATGTAGGATGGATAGGGTTTGCATATATATTGCTTACAATGGCAAATGGACTACAGATAACAAGTATTTGGATCATGAGATCAAGCTAATACTTGTGAATGATGGGATAACATTTGAAGGTCTTGCCGAGAAGATTTTTCAGGTTCTAAAACTGAAAGTGGGTGAGATTAAAGCAAATATTTGGTTTGACTCGAATCTAGAAACAAGCAAAGGAATGCAAGTAACAAACGATGAGGAAGTTACTACTTGCATCTACTTGTTGAAAAATGATCCAAATTTCAAGACTTCCCGTTTCATTGTTGATATTGCGGAAAATAATTCTTTGTCCGTAGTCAATATTGTACAACAAGAGGAAATGCAGATTGAAAGAGATGAGACATCGATACCAGTTGAGCCAATATCAGAGTTTGAACCTCTGGAAACAAAATCATCTCATGGTATGAAACTGAGAAAAAGGGCCCAGAACAGAAAAgtatcaaaaaaaagaaaaagatcgaGGAGTAAAAGAGATGATTTGTCAGGTGTGATTTTGAGAGAAGATGCTTCATTGGATGAAATAGTTGTGGGATCTTTGTTTGAGAACAAAGAATGTTTAAAGAAATGTTTCACAAATAGCGCAATCAGAAaccatttcaaattcaagaccGTCAGGTCAACCAAAAAAAGATATTATCTGAAGTGTTATGATGACAATTGCCGTTGGTTTTTGCATTCTTCACGGATCAGTGATTCTGCATTATTCAGGATTTGTAAGTATGTGAAAAACCATACTTGCTCTGCTGATGTGTTTAAACCTGACCAACAACGGCACGCAACATCAAGGGTCATATCTGATTACATCCGTGAGCTTCTACCTGAATATGAAACAGAAATGACACCAAATTTTGTGAAGGAAGAAATGAGAAAGAGATATGGACTGAACATTAGTTACCACAAAGCATGGCGTTCAATACAACTAGCTTTTGGTGTGAAAAATGGAAGTCCTGAACAGCACAACGAATTGCTGCTGTCTGAACCAGAACAAAACAATGAATTACTTCTGTATGAACCAGAACAGAATAATGAATTGCTTTCGTCTGAACCAGAACAGAACAGTGAATTGCTTCCGTCTGAACCAGAACAGAACAGTGAATTGCTTTCGTCTGAACCAGAACAGACCATTGAATTGCTTCCATACGAGCCAGAACAGAAGAACAAATTGCTTCCATCTGAACCAGAACAGAACAGTGCATTGCTTCGGTCTGAACCAGAAGGGAAGAAAGAATCGCTAACATCTGAACCTCAACAGGAAAATGAATTGCTTCCGTCTGAACCAAAACAGAACAACGAATTGTTTCCATCTGAAGAAACAAACCTCGGAAGGGATGATCAAACTCAAACCTGATAGAGTCTAGCCAAGTGTAGCATACCGTATATTCCTTTCCAAATCTGGACAACTGAGGGCGGGCGGCTATTGGTCTTAATGCCAGATTACTCTGGACACAATAATTTACATCATAGTTATTATGTCACTACGTTGTACAAAGAAAAGTGTAGTGAGTTCAACTTTATTAGGTTTATTATGTTTTCCTTTTCTATATTATAGTTCGACAGATATGTTTCTGGTACATGCCTTCTTTTCCTGTGAACTGCACCTGAATTTGATAAAGGGAGTGGCAGATAATCGTCCAACTTTTGGACTTAATTCATTTAAGATGGGAATTGTTACGGGCACTACTTTGCTATTAGTTGTCATGTTTCTACTCActaatcttttttttgtttgtttttataacTACTATGATATGCTTGAGCTAAGGGTCTTTcagaaacagtctctctacctctCCGAGGTAATGGTAAAGACGGCATAGAATCATGATGGGAAACACTTTACTGGATTATGTTTCATTCTTACTTTCTATATCTCATAGTCCAGTGCAACATCTATGATTTTGAACCTTTGTAGTTGTATTAATTTACAATTTCCATCTCTAATGTTGCTAGTTACTGAAAGATTAGACGACagtgtaatattttatttgtaaggTTACGAAATATATGAGCTATATTTGCACGAGTTATAACATAGGGAAAAGATCTAAATGATAGCCtaagaaaaaagaacatttgTATAAATCAGTCCATATTCTGACCACATGCTTGACCAAAACCATGTGTAACCAACCAAACACTTGACATAAACCCACATGAAAATTAGGTGCTATATTAACAAGAATGCTCACATGAACTAAAAACATTAAATCCAAATGTTTACACTAATTTGATaccatataaaataaattttaactttgGATATGAAACACATTTCACCCTATCATACATTAACTTTGATACTACAATGGAAGCTAAAACCATGGAAACCAACTTCTGCTTGTACATTTTCATACAATGGCGACAAGATTTAATGCTATATAATATAAGAGAATGAAACCTAAATGACTTGACTAGACTGGAATTTAATGGTCAAAATAACAAGAGGATAGTTTCAGGAGTCCAGCATAGTGTTTGATACACCAGATCGATACGAGAATTGGCAACTGAGCTAGCAGTTTCAAGGCATGACTTGCTCTTCTTGCCTAAGTTCTTCCAAAAAACAGTTTCAATATCTTGCATGCACGACTGATCCAGTGGTGCATTCCTCAACAAAATAACCACCATGCTAATGCTGAAGTTCAAGTTTCATCCTGATTGTAGATGTGTACTTCCAGATTTCACCTATTTGATCCCGATCGTTTGATCTTCCCTTTGGTAACCTCCTGTGAAATGGAATGCTCAACGACAttaataattacataaaaattcGAATAGTGGAGATTAACCGCTCTCCAACTCAAAGAGAAGACTTTACACACCATGGCTGGAGACTTGTTATGCAATCACTGTTGCTTAAAACAAATAGCATTGGAGGTGAAAATTTGTCGAACAGTCTAATTAGCTTTCTGATGTCATTTTGGACAACAAAAATGCTTTTTCTAGCTTGCAGACTCCATTCAAACTAGTAAGAAAACTTTTCTAGTTTGCATGTCATACGTGAGAGACCAAAACTGATGTGAAAACcggatttttaattatttcaatgAAAATATGGAAACCAGATAATGAGTAGTTTGTTCCGAAAAATCATATCAATGccaaatttattttacaatatgAAGGAACACTGTTGTGTATCTCTTTTGAGTACTTGAAACGTAGAACTTCAATGTTTTAAGGGTAAAACAAAATGAGACGAGAGATAGAAGTGCAAAGCAGGTCAAATAAATTGGATTAAAGAAATTAGAACTAAGTACATGAAGGTCATATTTTGTAATACCTCTTGCCATTTATCTGTTGATCTATCAATTCTCGAGCCAGTAGAAGCTCTGATAGAATTCACCCTTTTGTTCTCCACGCCAGCATCTTTAGGTGCCCTGCTCAAAATG
The DNA window shown above is from Solanum stenotomum isolate F172 chromosome 6, ASM1918654v1, whole genome shotgun sequence and carries:
- the LOC125867841 gene encoding uncharacterized protein LOC125867841 yields the protein MDRVCIYIAYNGKWTTDNKYLDHEIKLILVNDGITFEGLAEKIFQVLKLKVGEIKANIWFDSNLETSKGMQVTNDEEVTTCIYLLKNDPNFKTSRFIVDIAENNSLSVVNIVQQEEMQIERDETSIPVEPISEFEPLETKSSHGMKLRKRAQNRKVSKKRKRSRSKRDDLSGVILREDASLDEIVVGSLFENKECLKKCFTNSAIRNHFKFKTVRSTKKRYYLKCYDDNCRWFLHSSRISDSALFRICKYVKNHTCSADVFKPDQQRHATSRVISDYIRELLPEYETEMTPNFVKEEMRKRYGLNISYHKAWRSIQLAFGVKNGSPEQHNELLLSEPEQNNELLLYEPEQNNELLSSEPEQNSELLPSEPEQNSELLSSEPEQTIELLPYEPEQKNKLLPSEPEQNSALLRSEPEGKKESLTSEPQQENELLPSEPKQNNELFPSEETNLGRDDQTQT